One window from the genome of Stigmatella erecta encodes:
- a CDS encoding helix-turn-helix domain-containing protein has protein sequence MSAPPLAANTAPAFLTVEEAAELLRVNRKTLYEAIRLEQVPGVARLGRILRIHRDTLLTWSPGNSRPALGDSKS, from the coding sequence ATGAGCGCGCCCCCTCTGGCTGCGAACACCGCGCCCGCCTTTCTCACCGTGGAGGAAGCCGCCGAACTTCTGCGGGTGAACCGGAAAACCCTCTACGAGGCGATCCGGCTCGAACAGGTGCCCGGGGTTGCACGGCTCGGGCGAATCCTCCGCATCCACCGGGACACGCTGCTAACGTGGAGCCCCGGTAACAGCAGACCTGCGCTCGGAGATTCGAAGTCATGA